DNA from Petropleomorpha daqingensis:
AACGCGGCCGAGGCCGACGTGTTGGGGATGGCGGCCGAACTGCCCGACTGGGCGCCGGAGTTGGTCCTGGTGCACGACGGCCCGCGACCGACCCGGGTCCGGATGCGCGAGGGGACCTGGGAGGTGCCGGTCGAGCCGATCCGGCCGCGGGACACCACCGGCTGCGGCGACGCCTTCGCCGCCGGCGTGCTGGCCGGCTGGCGCGCGGGCTCGTCAGTGCTCGACGCCGTCCGTGAGGGACATGCCGCGGCCGCGGTCGTGGCCGGTGTGGTCGGCCCCCAGCCGCCGTAGGGTGCGCGCCAGCCTCCTGGGGGACAGCCCGATCGAAGGGGTGCAAGCCATGCACCTGTTCCGCGGCTCCACGATCGCACTCGCGCTGTGCCTGGCGGTGGCGGGCTGCGGCTCCGGCACCGAGACGGCCGCGTCGAGCGGCACGACGTCGTCCGGACCTGCCATCCACCGCACGGCCGAGTTCGACGCGATCGGCGTGATCGGCCACTCGGGCGCGACCGGCGCCAACTCCACGGGCGAGGGCCCGGACGTTCCAGGGAACAGCTGGGCCACCGGGGACAACCCGGTCGTCAACAGCGTCTACCTGCGCCTCCTGGCCGATCACCCGGCACTGAAGGGCCACAACTACAACACCGCCAAGGACGGCAGCGACGCCTCAGCGCTGATGGGCCAGGCCGAGGCGCTGCTGGCGATGGATCCAGTGCCCGACCTGGTCCTGGTCAACAGCATCGACAACGACATCCGGTGCGACGGCTCCGACGAGGCCAACTACGACGGCTTCGAGACCCAGATCGACGACGTCCTCACCCACCTGGAGAAGAACGCGCCCGGCATCCGGGTCTTCTTCGTCGACCAGTGGACGACGGTCGCGAAGTACGACGATGTCGTCGCGCCCCTGCCCGGTGGTCTCGCGCACGGCACCGACAGCGGGCCGTGCGGCGTGTTCAACGCCGATGGCTCGCGCGACCTCGAGGGCGAGACCTACCTGCAGCAGCAGGTGGACGCCTACATGGACCGGATCATCGCCGTCTGCGGCCGGCACGACGACTGCGCCACCGACCAGAAGGCGATGCAGGGGATGCCCCTCGAGGCGGCCGATCTCGCGCCGGACTTCGACCACCTCGCGGCGAGCGGGCTGGCCAAGGAGGCGGCGATCGCCTGGGAGGCGCTGCCCTCGGACTGGAAGTGACCGCCTGCGCCCCGCCCGACGAAGACTGATTCTGTATTTCGGCAGACGGGTGTCCTAACGTTCCGGTATGTCGAACACCGCCGCCCCGAGTGACCCGTCGCCCGTTCCCGACGCCCCGGTGACCACGTCCGTGGACAACGCACTGCAGCTCCTGCAGCTGGTCGGCGAGCGCCAGGCCCTGCGCGTGGCGGAGGCGGCAGACCTGCTCGGAGTGGCCCGATCCACCGCTCATCGGCTGCTCGCCGCGCTGCGACGCCGCGGGTTCGTCGCCCAGGACCGGCCCAACGGCGCCTACCGTCCCGGCCCGGCGCTGTACGAGATCGGACTGGCCGCCGTCAGCCGGATCGACATCCGCCGCGTGGCCCGCCCCGTGCTGGACCGGCTCCGCGAGATCACCGAGGAAACGGCCAGCCTGGCGGTGCTCGAGGGCACGACCGTGCGGTTCGTCGACTGCGCGGAGAGTCTCCGGTCGGTCCGGGTGGGCAACCGGACCGGCATCGTCCGCCCGGCCCACGCATCGGCCGTGGGGAA
Protein-coding regions in this window:
- a CDS encoding IclR family transcriptional regulator; translation: MSNTAAPSDPSPVPDAPVTTSVDNALQLLQLVGERQALRVAEAADLLGVARSTAHRLLAALRRRGFVAQDRPNGAYRPGPALYEIGLAAVSRIDIRRVARPVLDRLREITEETASLAVLEGTTVRFVDCAESLRSVRVGNRTGIVRPAHASAVGKAILASLSDAELDRRYPEELLPPATTSAALTLTSELRAELETIRAQGYAFNWEESADGVCAVSVALRDTVGQPLAGLGIAAPSSRIGSPDALRAFVPALQEGAEAVLVRLRTPSRD